A region from the Benincasa hispida cultivar B227 chromosome 8, ASM972705v1, whole genome shotgun sequence genome encodes:
- the LOC120083577 gene encoding glycine-rich RNA-binding protein 3, mitochondrial-like, whose translation MAFLSKVGKIFSRNSASRIGSDLQASNLSIFQTFRFMSGSRVFVGGLSYGTDDQGLREEFAKYGEVVEAKVVMDRDSGRSRGFGFVTFAANEEASSAIQALDGQELHGRRIRCNHATERPRGGGGGYGGGGYGGGYGGGGGSYGGGGNFGSGGGYGGGKYGEEDDNDYAKRA comes from the exons ATGGCTTTTCTTAGtaaagttggaaaaatatttaGTCGGAATTCTGCATCAAGGATCGGTTCAGATTTGCAAGCTTCCAATCTGTCTATCTTTCAAACTTTTAGATTCATGTCAGGTTCGAGAGTTTTTGTTGGAG GCCTTTCATACGGTACTGATGACCAGGGTCTGAGGGAAGAATTCGCCAAGTATGGGGAAGTAGTTGAAG CGAAAGTGGTGATGGACCGTGATAGTGGTAGATCCAGAGGGTTTGGGTTTGTCACTTTCGCTGCCAATGAAGAAGCTTCTAGTGCTATTCAAGCTTTGGATGGACAG gAACTCCATGGTCGTCGCATTAGGTGTAACCATGCAACTGAAAGGCCTCGGGGTGGTGGTGGCGGTTATGGTGGTGGCGGTTATGGTGGTGGCtatggtggtggtggtggcAGCTATGGTGGTGGTGGCAACTTTGGTAGCGGTGGTGGTTATGGTGGTGGAAAGTATGGAGAGGAGGATGACAATGACTATGCCAAAAGGGCTTGA
- the LOC120083576 gene encoding uncharacterized protein LOC120083576, which produces MDLWIVAAATGAGYAAKYWKNQSKDGDYSSSQLYFGESNLVSPQYSNHFVNKFSQKKKLYEDVFGHGRMEETSSVADFGLFVFGSHQDSNEQSTPNMTLKSWINENSKEHIGESSKSNNIGTLVCSSSVSARNRSTAKARFSRGVLIKPLSSVEDYLLTYESSLDSCIAVEMEENKLSKGSHLDASESVYGVSLLPFESLKITDVVSNKTGKEWERKSRSCSKMANMEHFASKGAPDQSFVLYLGFFIGMMYSFISNNREVHKLKELLKQSEYLVQDLQEELEMKDSLKLKELSNDNCESYTYSNAFSEKTGDESSPKHVMDYTLNFNAEELYEHKAGESSESMSRIEAELEAELERLGLNISTEGTGRFSDNEELDPEFEEDFAEGELRNEMISEQSSGWTKHNEEGSNSTVQSGNYSVSPRELRLRLHDVIQSRLEARIKELENALLNNHQKLQQIDAEYRSCSWLELADGELEFTNRENETKIATQSLNMNFSKEAIDKLC; this is translated from the exons ATGGATTTGTGGATTGTTGCAGCAGCTACTGGTGCTGGATATGCAGCTAAGTACTGGAAGAATCAGTCAAAGGATGGGGATTATTCTTCATCACAGTTATACTTTGGGGAATCCAATTTGGTGAGTCCTCAATATTCAAATCATTTTGTCAACAAATTTTCACAAAAGAAGAAACTATATGAAGATGTTTTTGGTCATGGAAGAATGGAAGAAACATCTTCAGTTGCAGATTTTGGACTTTTTGTTTTTGGGAGTCACCAAGATTCAAATGAGCAGTCTACACCAAATATGACTTTGAAATCATGGATTAATGAGAACTCTAAAGAACACATTGGAGAAAGCAGCAAAAGCAATAACATTGGAACCTTAGTTTGTAGTTCTTCTGTCTCTGCAAGAAACAGAAGCACAGCTAAAGCTAGATTCTCACGTGGGGTTCTTATTAAACCTCTGAGTTCTGTAGAAGATTATCTTCTAACCTATGAGAGTTCTTTAGATTCATGTATTGCTGTGGAAATGGAGGAAAATAAGCTGTCCAAGGGATCCCATTTAGATGCTAGTGAAAGTGTATATGGGGTTTCTTTACTGCCATTTGAGTCTTTAAAGATCACTGATGTAGTTAGTAATAAGACAGGAAAGGAATGGGAAAGAAAGTCAAGAAGTTGTAGCAAAATGGCTAACATGGAACACTTTGCTTCTAAAG GTGCTCCTGATCAATCCTTTGTATTATATCTTGGATTCTTCATTGGTATGATGTAttctttcatatcaaataacAGGGAAGTTCACAAGTTGAAAGAATTGTTAAAGCAGAGTGAGTATTTGGTTCAAGATCTTCAAGAGGAACTTGAAATGAAGGACTCATTGAAGCTGAAGGAACTCAGTAATGATAATTGTGAATCATACACTTATAGCAATGCCTTCTCTGAGAAAACAGGAGATGAATCTTCTCCAAAACATGTCATGGATTACACATTAAACTTCAATGCTGAAGAACTATATGAACATAAGGCAGGGGAGAGTTCTGAATCAATGAGCAGAATCGAAGCCGAACTGGAAGCGGAACTCGAGAGGTTAGGATTAAATATAAGCACCGAAGGCACGGGGAGATTTTCCGACAACGAAGAG CTTGACCCAGAATTCGAAGAAGATTTTGCTGAAGGTGAGTTGAGGAATGAGATGATTAGTGAACAAAGTTCTGGTTGGACCAAGCATAATGAAGAGGGAAGCAACTCAACAGTTCAGTCTGGAAATTATAGTGTGTCACCGAGGGAACTGCGCTTGCGTTTGCATGATGTTATTCAGTCAAGACTTGAAGCACGTATTAAGGAGCTTGAGAATGCCCTTCTGAATAACCACCAGAAACTGCAGCAAATTGATGCAGAATATAGGAGTTGTTCTTGGCTTGAATTAGCAGATGGTGAATTGGAGTTTAcaaatagagaaaatgaaacCAAAATTGCTACCCAATCTCTGAACATGAATTTCTCGAAGGAAGCCATTGATAAGCTCTGTTGA